The Glycine soja cultivar W05 chromosome 3, ASM419377v2, whole genome shotgun sequence genome window below encodes:
- the LOC114404910 gene encoding loricrin-like, protein MRASDAPTSDSLNNNDDKYISGDYSGSGSDNSGGGNADGGGCDGVMEVAMLVVATNGGDIGGGGDGGGISSGGGNDIGGSGGDGGGIYGGGCGSSNVGGDGGGSDSGGV, encoded by the exons ATGCGTGCTTCAGATGCACCAACTTCGGATTCCCTCAA CAACAACGACGATAAATATATTAGTGGTGATTATAGTGGTAGTGGCAGTGACAATAGTGGTGGTGGTAATGCAGATGGTGGTGGCTGTGACGGTGTAATGGAGGTAGCGATGTTGGTGGTGGCAACCAATGGTGGTGacattggtggtggtggtgacggAGGTGGTATTAGTAGTGGTGGTGGCAACGACATTGGTGGCAGCGGCGGTGATGGAGGTGGTATTTATGGTGGTGGTTGTGGTAGTAGCAATGTcggtggtgatggtggtggtagTGACAGTGGTGGGGTGTGA